One genomic window of Luteitalea pratensis includes the following:
- a CDS encoding maleylpyruvate isomerase N-terminal domain-containing protein, with product MIQTLPLFEPLDNELLTLLRSLSRQDWSRTTIAGAWTVRDVVGHLLDTPLRRLSFVRDGWPPDVEIRSEADLVRFVNAMNAEGVRTYGRLSPAVLIDLMTLAAAQLRDHLRASAPDDIAAFPVSWAGESTSAHWFDVAREYTERWHHQAQIRLAVGALEPLMTTRFYAPLVATFMRVLPHALRDLEAPESGRIVVIVDGAGGGAWTLTREHAAWHLDGPAGAPGPDAERPDPEPAPLAHVTIPARIAWRLFTKGLSAHDIARDCQASGDHVLAGAVLRSRAIVG from the coding sequence GTGATCCAGACCCTCCCCCTGTTCGAGCCGCTCGATAATGAACTGCTGACGCTGTTGCGGTCGTTGTCCCGGCAGGACTGGAGCCGCACCACGATCGCGGGTGCGTGGACGGTGCGCGACGTGGTGGGGCACCTGCTCGATACGCCGCTTCGGCGCCTGTCGTTCGTCCGCGATGGATGGCCGCCCGACGTCGAGATCCGTTCCGAAGCGGATCTCGTCCGGTTCGTCAACGCCATGAACGCCGAGGGCGTCCGCACGTACGGTCGCCTCAGTCCAGCTGTCCTGATCGACCTGATGACATTGGCCGCGGCGCAGCTACGGGACCATCTCCGCGCGAGCGCACCTGACGACATCGCGGCATTCCCGGTGAGCTGGGCGGGGGAGTCGACATCCGCGCACTGGTTCGACGTGGCTCGCGAATACACGGAGCGATGGCATCACCAGGCACAGATTCGGCTGGCCGTCGGTGCGCTCGAGCCGCTGATGACGACACGTTTCTACGCGCCGCTGGTCGCCACGTTCATGCGCGTGCTGCCGCACGCGCTGCGCGACCTCGAGGCACCGGAGAGCGGGCGCATCGTGGTGATCGTCGACGGAGCAGGCGGCGGCGCGTGGACGCTGACTCGCGAGCATGCTGCCTGGCACCTCGACGGCCCAGCAGGTGCGCCAGGCCCCGATGCCGAGCGGCCCGATCCGGAACCTGCTCCGCTGGCGCACGTGACGATCCCCGCACGCATCGCCTGGCGGTTGTTCACGAAAGGGCTGTCGGCACACGACATCGCGCGCGACTGCCAGGCCAGCGGCGACCATGTGCTCGCCGGGGCCGTGCTTCGGTCGCGGGCGATCGTCGGCTAG
- a CDS encoding serine/threonine-protein kinase, translated as MQDIVRATTPGQMTAGPEEHDVTMSPRLVSQATRRLCWVSLLAATTTVFSFVLQRVLQPEVVPVQQDPVNSLALLANVLFAAGLIAAQRYRVVPPATILQLGMLFEVVVAFSISTLETSLPFDPGAFVRGGSNLAVWIIIVGFLVPTRPIVTLSVALLAASMWPFAYFMNMARLDLPPLPLNRLIVWVTMPYLAALWAYFIAKRVQGMEFAAQKAQDLGSYHLESLIGRGGMGEVWRARHKMLAREAAIKIIRPELVQGASARQADVAVRRFEREARVTADLQSPHTVYLYDFGTSREGHFYFVMELLDGVSLQKLVQTFGPQPGSRVIHLLRQVCLSLEEAHASGLVHRDLKPSNIMACKVALQHDFVKVLDFGLVKPTQAEEFTHLTVEGVSAGTPGYIAPEIAMGEERIDGRADIYTLGCVAYFLLTGTLVFTETSPTAMAVAHVQKAPAPPSERTELPVSPDLEKVVLQCLAKKAADRPASARALIRLLDACVDAKQWCSEDADAWWRTHLPPSSSHRTPALEPDALLQPSPVLVR; from the coding sequence ATGCAGGACATCGTCCGCGCCACCACGCCGGGGCAAATGACCGCCGGTCCCGAAGAGCACGACGTGACGATGTCGCCGCGGCTGGTGAGCCAGGCCACGCGGCGATTGTGCTGGGTCTCGCTACTGGCAGCCACCACGACCGTGTTCTCGTTCGTGCTGCAGCGGGTGCTGCAGCCCGAAGTCGTGCCGGTCCAGCAGGACCCGGTCAATTCGCTGGCCCTGCTTGCCAACGTGCTCTTTGCCGCCGGGTTGATCGCCGCCCAGCGGTATCGCGTCGTGCCACCGGCCACCATCCTGCAACTCGGGATGTTGTTCGAGGTGGTGGTGGCGTTCTCGATTTCAACGCTCGAGACGAGCCTGCCGTTCGATCCCGGTGCCTTCGTCCGCGGCGGCTCGAACCTCGCCGTCTGGATCATCATTGTCGGCTTCCTGGTGCCAACCCGGCCGATCGTGACGCTGAGTGTGGCCCTGCTGGCCGCGTCGATGTGGCCGTTTGCGTACTTCATGAACATGGCGCGGCTCGACCTGCCGCCGCTGCCGCTCAACCGGCTGATTGTCTGGGTGACCATGCCGTACCTTGCGGCGCTGTGGGCCTACTTCATCGCCAAGCGGGTCCAGGGCATGGAGTTCGCCGCGCAGAAGGCGCAGGACCTCGGCAGCTATCACCTCGAGTCGCTGATCGGCCGTGGCGGCATGGGTGAGGTCTGGCGTGCGCGGCACAAGATGCTGGCACGGGAGGCGGCCATCAAGATCATCCGCCCTGAACTGGTCCAGGGCGCGTCGGCGAGACAGGCCGACGTGGCCGTGCGGCGCTTCGAGCGCGAGGCACGGGTGACCGCGGACCTGCAGAGTCCGCACACGGTCTACCTCTACGACTTCGGCACCTCGCGCGAAGGGCACTTCTATTTCGTCATGGAGTTGCTCGATGGCGTCAGCCTTCAGAAACTCGTGCAGACCTTCGGACCACAACCGGGATCCCGCGTGATCCACCTGCTGCGACAGGTGTGCCTGTCGCTGGAGGAGGCACATGCCAGCGGTCTCGTTCACCGCGACCTGAAGCCATCCAACATCATGGCGTGCAAGGTGGCGCTGCAGCACGACTTCGTGAAGGTCCTCGATTTCGGCCTGGTGAAGCCGACGCAGGCCGAGGAATTCACGCACCTCACCGTCGAGGGTGTGTCGGCCGGCACGCCGGGCTACATCGCCCCGGAGATCGCGATGGGCGAGGAACGCATCGACGGGCGGGCGGACATCTACACGCTTGGCTGCGTCGCGTACTTCCTCTTGACCGGGACGTTGGTGTTCACCGAGACCAGCCCCACCGCGATGGCCGTGGCGCACGTGCAGAAGGCGCCGGCGCCGCCGTCCGAGCGCACGGAGTTGCCGGTGTCGCCGGACCTCGAGAAGGTCGTGCTGCAGTGCCTGGCCAAGAAGGCGGCGGACCGGCCAGCGAGTGCCCGGGCGCTGATCCGCTTGCTCGACGCCTGCGTGGACGCCAAGCAGTGGTGCAGCGAGGATGCCGATGCGTGGTGGCGGACGCACCTGCCGCCGTCCTCCTCGCACCGCACGCCTGCGCTCGAGCCCGACGCCCTGTTACAGCCATCGCCCGTGCTGGTACGCTGA
- a CDS encoding NTP/NDP exchange transporter: protein MNDPRTLVSHPELRSHQSFPHFQTVGETPKSALERGLSFFADVRSGEGASVLLLTCTVFLLLASYYLLKTAREALILSIDNGAELKAYSSAGQAVLLLGVVPAYGWLASRMPRVPLIGVTTALLGVNLLAFAALYAAGTVIAVPFYIWLGIYNVFTISQFWAFTNDLYTEGQGRRLFAFIGVGSSLGAWFGAEAAGALVKRTAAEPGTLMILAAILLTTCFGMIVVVNRREVRRADPVGQHQSEAPIGGRNGFALVFSDRYLLLIAVLMVLLNVVNSAGEFVLGKLVSAQAMELFAGDALANERRRFIAAFYGSFFGRVNLLGFLLQLFVTSRLLRALGVRGALFVLPVIALVNYSVIMVAPVLAVVSVLKIFENATDYSVQNTVKQALFLPTSREAKYKAKAAIDTFFMRLGDVTQAGIVRLGTSLGASVAAFAAFTVGLTVLWLAVAGQIAREHRRKTV from the coding sequence ATGAACGATCCTCGCACGCTGGTCTCGCACCCCGAGCTTCGGTCGCACCAGTCGTTCCCGCATTTCCAGACCGTCGGCGAGACGCCCAAGAGCGCGCTCGAACGCGGCCTGTCGTTCTTTGCCGATGTCCGATCCGGCGAGGGCGCGTCGGTCCTGCTCCTGACCTGCACGGTCTTCCTGTTGCTGGCCAGCTACTACCTGCTCAAGACCGCACGCGAAGCGCTCATCCTGAGCATCGACAACGGCGCCGAACTGAAGGCGTATTCGTCAGCGGGTCAGGCCGTCCTGCTGCTTGGCGTGGTGCCAGCGTACGGCTGGCTCGCCTCGCGCATGCCGCGCGTGCCACTGATCGGCGTGACGACGGCGTTGCTCGGCGTCAACCTGCTGGCGTTTGCCGCGCTCTACGCCGCCGGCACGGTCATCGCCGTGCCGTTCTACATCTGGCTCGGCATCTACAACGTCTTCACGATTTCGCAGTTCTGGGCCTTCACCAACGACCTCTATACGGAAGGCCAGGGGCGGCGTCTGTTCGCCTTCATCGGCGTCGGCAGTTCGCTCGGGGCGTGGTTCGGGGCCGAGGCGGCAGGCGCGCTGGTCAAGCGCACCGCCGCCGAGCCGGGGACGCTGATGATCCTCGCGGCAATCCTACTGACCACCTGCTTCGGGATGATCGTAGTGGTCAACAGGCGCGAGGTCCGGCGCGCGGACCCGGTTGGACAGCATCAGAGCGAAGCCCCGATCGGCGGGCGCAACGGCTTTGCCCTCGTGTTCAGTGACCGCTACCTGTTGCTGATTGCCGTCCTGATGGTGTTACTCAACGTGGTCAACAGCGCCGGCGAGTTCGTGCTCGGCAAGCTGGTGAGCGCGCAGGCGATGGAACTCTTCGCTGGCGACGCGCTCGCAAACGAGCGCCGCCGTTTCATCGCCGCCTTCTACGGCTCGTTCTTCGGGCGAGTCAACCTGCTCGGGTTCCTGCTGCAGTTGTTCGTGACCTCGCGCCTGCTGCGCGCCCTCGGCGTGCGCGGCGCGCTGTTCGTGCTGCCGGTCATCGCGCTCGTGAACTACTCGGTGATCATGGTGGCGCCGGTCCTCGCCGTCGTCTCGGTGCTCAAGATCTTCGAGAACGCCACCGACTACTCGGTCCAGAACACGGTCAAGCAGGCGTTGTTCCTGCCCACCTCGCGCGAGGCCAAGTACAAGGCCAAGGCGGCCATCGACACGTTCTTCATGCGGCTCGGCGACGTCACGCAGGCGGGTATCGTGCGGTTGGGTACCAGCCTCGGCGCCAGTGTCGCCGCCTTTGCCGCCTTCACCGTCGGGCTGACGGTGCTGTGGTTGGCGGTCGCGGGCCAGATTGCCCGGGAGCATCGCCGGAAGACGGTGTGA
- a CDS encoding DUF937 domain-containing protein, with the protein MNMLEQLLGANNGVAVDQISRQFGLDAAQAQSALSALLPTVAAGVQRNAAGGPGLDALLGSLAGAGVSRYAEDPSQLAEQAAVDHGNGILGQIFGSKDVSRQVALRAAAQSGVGPEILKAMLPMVATLVMGALAKGGSGGALAQAGQPQVGAGGGLLDMLTPVLDGNNDGSVMDDILGMANKFIK; encoded by the coding sequence ATGAATATGCTCGAGCAGCTTCTCGGCGCCAACAATGGAGTCGCGGTCGATCAGATCAGCCGCCAGTTCGGTCTCGACGCCGCACAGGCGCAGTCAGCGCTCAGCGCGCTGCTGCCGACGGTAGCGGCCGGTGTTCAGCGCAACGCCGCCGGTGGCCCTGGGCTCGACGCCCTCCTCGGCTCGCTGGCAGGGGCCGGCGTCTCGAGGTATGCCGAGGATCCGTCGCAGCTCGCAGAGCAAGCCGCAGTGGACCATGGCAATGGCATCCTCGGCCAGATCTTCGGCAGCAAGGACGTCAGCCGTCAAGTGGCCTTGCGCGCCGCCGCGCAGTCTGGCGTCGGCCCTGAGATCCTCAAGGCCATGCTGCCGATGGTGGCGACGCTGGTGATGGGGGCGTTGGCCAAAGGCGGCTCGGGCGGCGCGTTGGCTCAGGCCGGTCAGCCGCAGGTGGGTGCCGGCGGCGGGCTACTCGACATGCTCACGCCCGTGCTCGATGGCAACAACGACGGATCGGTCATGGACGACATCCTGGGCATGGCGAACAAGTTCATCAAGTGA
- a CDS encoding META domain-containing protein, which produces MLHMRALSVRSWRSLVAGLALVGACSAGPEEKRVAVSQDTPAPVAPAAASITEGQVAGATISGLFAAPAAFVEGSHEGAPFAQGGAARPLAVIMMPLVRFGELDAAPGADAAVVIASNEGGSGERITLAIVGMRNGTATGVATASVGDRTKVRDVRVAGPDISIDVVEIGPGEPACCGTQLATKTYRLEGSTLSQKSSQLTGTLSLAATVAGHTWTTVAMDGAPVATGVTPPTLTLAEGRISGTSGCNQYRGPIAEPAPGTLRIGPTAGTRRACAGGAGDVEARFLKTLSATTRYTFLAGRLVLSGVDGDQMRSITFSR; this is translated from the coding sequence ATGCTGCACATGCGTGCGTTGTCCGTCCGGTCCTGGCGATCCCTCGTTGCCGGTCTCGCTCTCGTCGGCGCGTGCTCGGCCGGGCCCGAGGAGAAGCGTGTTGCCGTGAGTCAGGACACTCCTGCGCCAGTAGCACCGGCCGCGGCCTCGATCACCGAAGGCCAGGTGGCCGGCGCCACGATCAGCGGCCTCTTCGCTGCGCCTGCCGCGTTCGTGGAGGGCAGCCACGAGGGCGCGCCGTTCGCGCAAGGAGGCGCTGCGCGACCGCTGGCCGTGATCATGATGCCGCTCGTGCGGTTTGGCGAACTCGACGCCGCGCCCGGCGCCGACGCGGCGGTCGTGATTGCGTCCAACGAGGGAGGCAGCGGCGAGCGGATCACGCTGGCGATCGTCGGGATGCGCAACGGCACGGCGACCGGCGTTGCAACCGCGAGCGTCGGTGATCGCACGAAAGTGCGCGACGTGCGGGTGGCCGGGCCGGACATCAGCATCGACGTCGTCGAGATCGGCCCGGGTGAGCCGGCGTGCTGCGGCACGCAGCTCGCCACGAAGACGTATCGTCTCGAGGGATCGACCTTGTCGCAGAAGTCCTCGCAGCTGACCGGCACGTTGTCGCTCGCGGCCACCGTCGCGGGCCACACGTGGACGACGGTGGCCATGGACGGCGCGCCCGTCGCTACCGGCGTCACGCCGCCGACCCTGACCCTTGCCGAGGGGCGCATCAGCGGCACGTCTGGCTGTAACCAGTACCGCGGCCCAATCGCCGAGCCTGCGCCGGGCACACTACGGATCGGTCCGACGGCCGGGACGCGCCGTGCGTGTGCCGGCGGCGCGGGCGACGTCGAGGCTCGTTTCCTGAAGACCCTGTCAGCAACGACCCGTTACACGTTCCTGGCCGGGCGGCTGGTGCTCTCTGGAGTGGATGGCGATCAGATGCGCAGCATCACGTTCTCGCGCTGA
- a CDS encoding BamA/TamA family outer membrane protein, producing the protein MTGAGRGRGRRAARLALLLTTLFAGTSRQAAAQEAEPTRAAEAEAVRRAKAEALADAPPPNKVERAFGFVESSRLLSRIFNPPRGWFAQIGGVGEGNGFTLGGGYRQPTPAGVLTLRGLGSIRRSHLFEVELTRAFLPREAGFVTGRVQRRHEAAQRFYGQGPDSEFDDKTSFGLSATLVDATAGVHVTRWLTGSAGVGYANPDIKESSESSSVPPTQGAYDDLSAPGLFFQPEYVTSHVEVAIDTRNAGNPRRGGLYQAQLRRFDDREGGAYSFADMRIELQHYIPFWNLSRVLALRALAQHADGLGQAQVPFYVMPTLGGARTLRGYERQRFRDRSLLLLSAEYRYEVNPFLMTAVFYDAGQVAPDWSDFALKDMRDNYGFGLRFGSSNAVAFRADLAFGGEDSVRFIFGFASSF; encoded by the coding sequence GTGACCGGTGCGGGACGTGGCCGGGGCCGGAGGGCTGCACGCCTGGCTCTCCTGCTGACTACCCTGTTCGCGGGCACCAGTCGCCAGGCTGCGGCACAGGAGGCCGAGCCGACGAGGGCGGCGGAGGCCGAAGCGGTGCGGCGCGCCAAGGCCGAGGCCCTTGCCGACGCGCCTCCACCCAACAAGGTCGAGCGGGCGTTCGGTTTCGTCGAGAGCTCGCGGCTGCTTTCGCGCATCTTCAATCCGCCTCGCGGCTGGTTCGCGCAAATCGGCGGCGTCGGGGAAGGCAACGGGTTCACCCTCGGCGGAGGCTATCGGCAGCCGACACCGGCTGGCGTCCTCACGCTGCGCGGCCTCGGATCGATCCGCAGGTCTCACTTGTTCGAGGTGGAGTTGACACGCGCCTTCCTGCCAAGGGAGGCCGGGTTCGTGACGGGCAGGGTCCAGCGCCGTCACGAGGCGGCGCAGCGGTTCTACGGCCAGGGGCCCGACTCTGAGTTCGACGACAAGACCAGCTTCGGCTTGTCCGCCACTCTGGTAGACGCGACGGCGGGCGTGCACGTGACGCGCTGGCTCACCGGGTCGGCCGGCGTCGGCTACGCCAATCCCGACATCAAGGAGTCGTCCGAATCGAGCAGCGTGCCACCCACGCAGGGCGCATATGACGACCTGAGCGCGCCGGGACTCTTCTTCCAGCCCGAGTACGTCACCTCGCACGTCGAGGTCGCCATCGACACACGCAATGCCGGCAATCCGCGACGCGGTGGCTTGTACCAGGCGCAGTTGCGGCGGTTCGACGATCGTGAAGGCGGAGCCTACAGCTTCGCTGACATGCGCATCGAGTTGCAGCATTACATCCCGTTCTGGAACCTGAGTCGCGTGCTGGCGCTGCGCGCCCTCGCGCAACACGCCGACGGGCTGGGACAGGCGCAGGTGCCCTTCTACGTGATGCCGACGCTCGGCGGCGCGCGCACGCTGCGCGGCTACGAGCGGCAGCGATTCCGCGACCGCAGCCTGCTGCTGTTGTCGGCTGAGTACCGCTACGAAGTGAACCCGTTCCTGATGACGGCCGTCTTCTACGATGCGGGCCAGGTCGCCCCCGACTGGAGCGACTTCGCGCTGAAGGACATGCGCGACAACTACGGCTTCGGGCTCCGGTTCGGTTCCAGCAATGCCGTGGCATTCCGTGCTGATCTGGCCTTCGGTGGCGAGGACTCGGTTCGCTTCATCTTCGGATTCGCCTCGAGCTTCTGA
- a CDS encoding Gfo/Idh/MocA family protein, producing MLHDSSGVSRRVFLGAAAGLATVIHRPLFAQPAAPSDQIQLALIGVGGMGTGRLKEFMTHPDVRIAAICDVDGRHRDAAIALVRSTLGYAPPGEADFRRLLTNKDIDAVAIQTPDHWHAIAAVRSMEAGKDVFVEKPLSYSVAEGRAMADASTRHARVTQMGNHIHNTGRNYRDVVEIVQSGTLGRIHRAGCWRTWNAALTNNEPATEPPELDYDFWLGPAPKRPYHPLRSHLTFRNFWDYSGGTFIDFWCHIMDVAVWALDLKAPRSVSALGGRFVVNDATETPDTMEAMLEYPGLIVSFSLRPEPPPGFTHMGGIGCVFEGSDGTLVVNYTKHELWVKGKLVESFTRPAQTIPDSPGHLREFLDGIKARNIETTCNVRYGHRVTKLGLLSNIAYRTGRRLQWDDSRERFVGDGDADKHLSRKFRKPYAL from the coding sequence GCCGCTGGGCTCGCCACCGTGATCCATCGTCCGCTGTTCGCCCAACCGGCGGCGCCCAGCGACCAGATCCAACTGGCATTGATCGGTGTCGGCGGGATGGGGACCGGGCGGCTCAAGGAGTTCATGACGCACCCGGATGTCCGCATCGCGGCCATCTGTGACGTCGACGGGCGCCATCGGGACGCGGCCATCGCCCTGGTGCGATCGACGCTGGGGTACGCGCCGCCGGGTGAGGCCGACTTCCGCCGCCTGCTCACGAACAAGGACATCGACGCCGTCGCGATCCAGACACCCGATCATTGGCATGCGATTGCGGCAGTGCGTTCGATGGAGGCGGGCAAGGATGTCTTCGTGGAGAAGCCGCTCTCCTACAGCGTGGCGGAAGGTCGGGCCATGGCCGACGCGTCGACCCGTCACGCCCGCGTCACCCAGATGGGCAATCACATCCACAATACGGGGCGGAACTACCGCGACGTCGTGGAGATCGTGCAATCGGGCACGCTCGGGCGCATTCATCGCGCCGGGTGCTGGCGGACGTGGAACGCGGCCCTTACCAATAACGAGCCCGCCACCGAGCCGCCCGAACTCGATTACGACTTCTGGCTCGGCCCGGCACCGAAGCGGCCCTATCATCCCCTGCGGTCGCACCTGACGTTCCGCAACTTCTGGGACTACTCAGGCGGCACGTTCATCGACTTCTGGTGTCACATCATGGATGTGGCGGTGTGGGCGCTCGACCTGAAGGCGCCGCGCTCGGTCTCGGCCTTGGGCGGACGTTTCGTCGTCAACGACGCCACCGAGACGCCCGACACGATGGAGGCGATGCTCGAGTATCCTGGCCTCATCGTCTCGTTCAGCCTGCGGCCGGAGCCGCCACCCGGCTTTACGCACATGGGTGGCATCGGCTGTGTCTTCGAGGGCAGCGACGGCACGCTCGTCGTCAATTACACCAAGCACGAACTCTGGGTGAAAGGGAAGCTGGTCGAAAGCTTCACGCGGCCGGCGCAGACCATCCCGGATTCGCCGGGACACCTGCGCGAGTTCCTCGACGGCATCAAGGCGCGCAACATCGAGACCACGTGCAACGTGCGCTACGGCCACCGGGTCACGAAGCTCGGGTTGCTGTCAAACATCGCGTATCGAACGGGACGCCGGCTCCAGTGGGATGACAGCCGCGAACGTTTCGTCGGCGACGGCGACGCCGACAAGCATCTCTCGCGGAAGTTCCGCAAGCCGTACGCGCTCTGA